The Leptospira sp. WS60.C2 genome includes the window CATAAGCAACCGCACAGGAGACTGGATCTCCTGCATCGATCAAATTGACAAATTGAACGCCTTTGACAACCCTTCCCCCTTTGATGTCCAAACAGGGAATCACTCTTTTGGTTAATTCATCCATTTAGCGAATCTCTTTTGGTAGAGTGATTTTGCAAAGATCAAGTTTTGAAATGGCAGTTGCAAAACCAAGTAACTTTGATTCGTCGAAATGGGATGTGGTCAATTGTATTCCAATTGGCAATCCATTTTGATCCAATCCTGCAGGACAACTAATTGCAGGAACACCTGCTAAATTAACAGAAGTTGTGAGGATATCCGCTTGGTACATTTGGATCGGGTCTTTTGTTTTTTCTCCCACTTGAAACGCTGTGGTGGGTGAAGTTGGTTGCAAGATCACATCCACTGATTTGAAAAATTCAGCGTATTTTTTACGAATGAGAACTCTTGCTTTTTGTGCCTTCCCATAGTAGGCATCATAATATCCAGAGCTAAGGGAAAAGGTTCCAAGTAAAATTCGACGTTTGACTTCCTTTCCGAACCCAGCACTTCTCGATTCTGCATACAAATCATCCAACTTACCAGAAGTCTCTTTTCTAAGTCCATATCGGATTCCATCAAAGCGACTCAAATTGGAAGAACATTCAGCCGTTGCAATTAAGTAGTAAACTGGGATTGCATACTTCAATAGAGAAAAATCTAATGGAACAAGTTCTGCGCCCTTCGCCTCTAAAGATTTCAAAATCTCCAAATAACGCGCATTCACATCAGGTGAAAAATTGAAATCTTCCGTTTTCATGATTCCAATTTTTTTCCCTTTCCAATCCACATCCGTTACTGATTTGGCTTCGAAATGGTCGACTTTCGAAGTCGTTTGGTCTTTGTGATCAAGACCAGAGAGGATTTCTAAAAGATCACTTATCCCTTGCAGATCATTGGAAAAAGGACCAATTTGATCAAGACTCGAGGCATACGCTATCAGTCCATAACGAGACACCCTACCATACGTTGGTTTTAATCCCCAAATCCCACACAAAGAAGCAGGTTGGCGGATGGATCCACCCGTGTCGGAACCAAGAGAGACAGGTAACATGGAAGCTGCCACAGCCGCCGCCGACCCACCGCTAGACCCACCAGGAATTCGTGTTGTATCAAATGGATTTTTAGAAGTTTGAAAGGCACTGTTTTCTGTGGAAGAACCCATGGCAAATTCATCCATATTGAGTCTTGGAAAGAGTACAAACCCTTTCTCTTTTAATTTGGTAATGACAGTGGCATCATAAGGGGATCGAAAGTTCTCTAGAATCTTGGAAGAACAAGAGGTAATCTCACCAGAGATACAAATATTATCTTTGATTCCAATGGGAATCCCATCGTACTCAGAGAATAGTTTCCCATTCTTTCTTCTTTCATCACTTTCTGTTGCTTGTTTTAGAATTTTGTCTTTGTTTACTTCTAGGAAAGCTTTTACCTTTGGGTCAGTCACATCAATCCTGTCTAGATAAGCAGATACCAAGTCTTTGGATGTGAGTGAACCATCGTTTAGTTTCTTTTTGATATCAGAGTAAGTTAAAAAAATTAAGTCTTTCATGTTTCGATTACCTTAGGCACAACCACATAACCATTTTCATACGAAGGAGCTATTTTTGCTAAGTCGTCTCTTTTGAGCGCGTTTTCACTCAGATCTTTTCTAAGTTCGTAAAAGATTTGTTCGTAAATTTCATCATCACCAACTACTGATGTATCTAGGTTTTTGATTTCATCCACGTATTGGACGATTCGAGAAAAGTCGCTTAACATGGAAGATACTTCATTCTCTTCTATGTTTAATTTTGCTAAGTTGGCAATGTTTTTTAATTCTTTTTCATCCATATGGGTTTCCTTAATAGGCATTCCTATCTATGATTGCTTTGATTGGGGTTAATAAAATAATCTTGAGGTCGAGTAACAAAGACCAGTTCTCAATGTAGAAAATATCAGCTTCGATACGTTTCTCGATGGAAGTATCACCGCGAAAACCTTGCACTTGTGCCCAACCTGTGATACCTGCTTTTGCAGCATGTCTTCTCATGTATTGGTGGTGTTCATTTCGGAATTTTTCAACGTAAAACGGTCTTTCTGGTCTAGGACCCACAACGGACATATCGCCCAGTAACACATTAAAAAATTGAGGAGTCTCATCAAGAGATAGTTTTCGTAAAATTGCACCAACAGGTGTGACTCTTGGGTCATCTTTTACAGTCCACAGCGTATCAGACTTTTCTTTCGCTTGGACAACCATGGATCGGAATTTGATCATTCCAAAGACTTTATTATCAAGACCAACACGTTCTTGCGTGTAAAAAATGGGACCTTTGCTCGTGAATTTTACAAGAAGTGCAATTAGAATATAAAATGGACTAAAAAGTAGAATGAACGATAAGGAAAATACTATATCAAAGATTCGTTTTAAAACTAAGTTATAACCTAGTCTTATAGGAATGTTACGAATGGAAATAATCGGAATCCCATCCAAAACTTCCACACGACCTTTCGCAGTTACAATCTCTTCATAACTAGGAATTACTTTTAAATCGATTCCATGAAAATCAGCGATATCGATTACTTCCTTTAAAGAATCACCTTCTTCGTGTGACAAAGCATAGACAATCAGATCAATTTGATTCTCTTCCACAAACGATTCTAATTTAGAGGTGGTTGTTACGGTTTGAATCGATTTTGGAGCTAGATTTTTTTTACCAGAAACAAATCCAAGCACTGTATAACCATATATCGAATGTTTTTGTAAGGTTTTTGAAAAGTTTATCGCGGATTTGCCTGTTCCAATGATTAAAACAGATTTTAAATTATAACCTTTACTTCGTAGATACTGCATGAGAGCTCTCAAGAGAAAATGAGAGAATGAAGTAAGAACGACCGTACAAATGGCGAAATATCCGATCACTAACCTTGAAAAACTTTCACCTCGAAAGAAAAACAAAAGAGAAAGTACTACCAATAAATTTAAGATGACGCCTGAAATGATCGCAAAAAGCTCATCTGAAAATGATAGCCCTCTTCTCGGATGATATAAATCGATGGATAAAAAAGATAAAACTTGTGAAAATCCAAGGACAATGCCAAGGATCAAGTAATTGATAGGATCAATCGTTTGGATTTGAAACCCCGAATCAGGTGACAAATAATACCGGATGATATAAGCCACAAGAAAGCTTGTTAATCCAATAATAAAATCTGTAACTAGAAACAATAACTTGAAGGATTGGCTTCTTTCTTTTAACATATATTACTCTTTATCATTCCGTTAAATCTGTGGATGTTGCATCGAGGGGACGTTTTCTAAATCGATACAATCTAACTCTTGTTGCTTGGGCAGATGCTGAATCACCAAAACTGAAGTTCGTTAAATTAACGGAAAGATAAACGGATTGATCATAAAATGTTAATTGATTGTTTAGAGCAAGTCCACCAGGAAGAGCTCTTAGATTCATACTGTAACCCAATCGGTATTCCCAATTATGAAGATCCATTTTGAAAGTCATCATAAATCGATTGATGTTAAAAACTGTTTTTTGTCTTTCGTTTTGGCCTTGCGCACCCGTTCCTGCTGCTAAATCTTCCCAAATCGTAGTTTGGTCATAATTCGTTCCGGTTTGAGATGTATAAAGCTCTGGGCTAGTGTTTAATGCATAAAACTGACCTTGCGCGAGTGCAGTAAGACGCCATGGCTCTGTCACCCGAGAATCTAATTCTAGTTCTACGCCCGTGTATCGAGTCACCTTCACATCCGTTTTAAAGAAAAAACGATAACTGTCTAAGAAGCTATCTTTATAAACATGATACCATGTGGAACCAATCTCCAAACTACGAAAGGCACGGATGATGGGCCAGGAAAAACCGCCCATTTTGTATGATACAGTTAGATTATTGGAAAGGGATCTATTTTGAGGAGTGTGATGAACGTAATCATTATTAATGAAAATACCAGAATAGAAGTTTCTTTTTCGTTCCAGTAAACTAGGTCGTCTCGTTGAAAAACCATCAACAAAGTCAAAAAATCCACCCACTCGTACGACGGTGTAATACCATCGTTGCATATTTGTGAGCCCAGGATTGTAAGTGGATGAAAACTGTCTTAAATCACGAATGGTTCTGACTGAAATATCCCAATCATTTAACGCATAACTTTCTAATGAAATTTCTGCCTCATGTTGGCGTAAATTTCCTAAGATTGGATCTTTTGCTTCCGCTTTATCTGCATCTAACCTTCGGTAGGTTGTTGAAATGAAAATTTCTGGAATCCCAAATCGAACCGTATGTGACTGCCGAACATATTGGTAGGATTGTTGTTTTAAAAGAGTCGCATAAGCTTTATTCACATCTCGATCTGGACTGTTTAAAGCATTGCCACTTCCAGGGAATTCCACTGTTTGTTTTGTAGCTCCCATATAGACGGAAGGTGTGAAAGACATATACGCGCCCATGGCAATCGGTGATCGAAATCCTGTTTCCCCTATTACGTTTGTTTGAGATCGTAAAACAAAGTCTTGGTATTGGCTTCTCGGATCAACAACCCCAGTCGTTGGATTGGTTCTTTGTTGTGGTGGACCATAAATTCGATTGATGTTGGTTTGGAATAACATATCCCAATAAATAGGACTTGTGGTCCCTGGAATCAAACCAATGTTACTTGAATTTCGGATTGTCACGGCTGGCAAAGTATCTTGTGCCGCAAAGTATTGATTTGCTTGGATTTGGTAAATGAGAGTTCTACTCATCGATATCCCAACACTCAAATCGCCACGGTTTTCCGTATAGTTGAAGTTCCAATTCAGTAAATTTCGAATTAGACCAAATCGAACATCACGAAAGGTATATAAAGACTGAAGTGAATTGGATGGTTGGTATCGATTACCAAATTCATAATCAAACAAACGATTGCTATAATTTTCATATTGCAATTGGAAGTTTCTTGTATTATCTTTTGTGAAGTCATTAAACTTCGCATTCAAACGCAAATCTGCTTTCCACCAAGGATCATAATTGCCTCCCGTATTTCGATAGGGAAGACCGGAATTAGGAAACAATTCTCCACGATCTACATTGTTCGTGACCGCAACATTTCCAAAACCAAGATTTTTAAAACGATCTTCATAAACAGGAGTGATGGCATTGTTTTTATAATTTGCATATCCTAAGTTAATATTATAATTTAGAACAGAAGAAACTTTCCACATTTCTAACTGTGCAGCTTGCCCTGTTTTTTCATACATATCAAAGCGGAATTTATAACCATTTGCTAAAAACAAACTGTTAGGATAGGAATCTGACCATTGATAAGAGTTTTGCCAAAACCAACCTTGTGTATTGTTTTTACCAAATTGTGTTGTTACACCGTTTCCTGATTCGGAATTATAAAGAAACGGTAACATAAATAAGGTGGTGCCACCTACTTTATAGGATACCCATTGTGCCACCACTGTCTTGTCATCATGGATCACAATGCGTTTGGCTTGAAAGGATTCATGAGGAAGTTCTGCGTTACATGCGGTGAAATATCCCATCTCAAGTAAATAACGTTTTTCATCCAAACGTTTGATTTTCTGACCTATGAAATGAGAAGGGAACATACTCAGCTTAGAATTGTAGACAACACCTTGGCTTAGTTTGAGATCATAAATCATTCGATCTCCTACTACCTTGGCATTTCCATCCTTGTATTCCACTCCCCCTTCTGCATAAATTTCTTGGCGATTGGCATCAATGGAAACAGAATCTGCTAACAGTTCACCAGCCTTGATTTTGACCCTGACTTTTCCCCGTAAAACAAGAACCCCACCTTTCGTTTTATCGATATTCATCAGTTGCCCTTCCGCCGCATTCTGGATTTGGATGGGTGGTCCTTTTTTCGGTTGGGAATTTAATAAAGACTCAGGTGTGAGTTGGTTCTCTTCAGGTGGGACAAGGGCTTCTCGTAAACGTTCCCGTTTGCTATAAATCGTTCCTGAAGGATTGAGCCCCAAATTTCTAAGATTGTCGTCTACTTCCCTGTCGGTCATCGTATCCACAGATTTTCGTACGAGGACTCGTTGCATCTGCGCTGTCGTTTGTTTTCGTTCTTCTTCTTGAGGGTTTTTGGACGGTAAGGTTTGGTCGGGAAAGAGTAATTTTAAACCATTGGTATCCTGAGCCAGAATTTCCATTCCGAAAAGAAAACTACAAAATAATATGAGAAAAAGAATGGTTTTTTGCACAGCGGGCTTCGGAAGTATAGAACGAGAGTTTTACCCCTATCGAAAAAATCAATGGAAAACCAGGAAGAAATTCGAAGTGGAAAGGTCTAAAAATATCTAAAAAAGGGGTTGCCTAAGGATACAAACATTGGACATAATCAAATGGCTCGAATCGTCGGGCATAGGTGAGTGTTCGATGGCGAAAACCTACTCTGGAGAACGAATCCCTGGTACCTTACGGTACACCCTCAAAATCAGAGAGGGAAATTCAGAACATATTGTCCAAGTGCCGGAACCTTCTATCCACATCATCACGGCAGGCGATGGTCCAGAAGATAGCGCCAATCGTTTGTCTCTTGCTCTTCTAATAGATTACACCAAAAACCCACAAATCGCGTTTGCCAATTACAAAGGATTTAATGTATTCTTATCAGGGTTGTTGTCGGAAGACAATTGGATGTTACATTCCAATCGCATTGAATTGTTTTTTAAAATGACAGAAAATCCGCAGCTCGAGAATCGAAAACCGATCTTTTCTGGTAACTAACATCCTCTCAGACTGGGTTGACAATCGGAAGGGTAAAAATCCAAGAAGAATTCTCTTCATCGCGTCTCAAACTGCCCTTGTGCTCTGCGATGATACTTCGAGTCACATCCAATGAGTTCATTTGAGAGATTCCCATGAGCAGATCTTCTGACCCATTGTCTTGAATTTGGATTTGGACAAAATCTTTTCCTGCCTCTTGTTTCAAAGATAAGGAAATGGTAATGATTCGACCAATGGAATCCTCTCTTGTGTTTACGCGTAACCGAGCATCTTGGATTAAATTGAGAAGTACTTGTTTGATTTTTTGCGGTTGGCAATACACATGGGGAACATCTCCCATTTCCATCTCACATTGGATCCCTTCCTTGAGAAAGTATTGGTGGAGGAAGGATCGTGTGTCATTTAAAATGCTAATCAAATTGGAATAGGTCCACTGGGAATTCGTAGACTGAGAATAGGAGACCAAGTTTTTAACGATCTTAGCAATTCGTTCCGACTCTTCTGTAATTTTCTCTGCTTTTTCTTTGAGGGAGGTGTTGGATGTCTTTTTGGCCTCTAAAAGAATTAAATCCGCTAAATTCAAAATGGAAGTCAATGGATTGTTGATTTCATGAGAAATCCCGGAAGCAACAAGGGCGATCGTTTCCCATTTTTGGTTTTCGGCGAGCCTACTTTCGACAATCCGAATGTGTTTTTGCACTTGAGATTTGTAGATAGCCATTTCTACAGAGATGTATAAGTCTCGGCTATTGAATGGTTTGATCAGATAACCAAAAGGTTCCGTTGTTTTGGCTCGATTGATCGTTGCCTCATCGGAATAAGCAGTTAGGTAAATGACTGGAATTTCTTTTGTGCGTTTGATCCTTGCGGCAATCTCAATTCCATCCATAGGACCATTCAGCATAATGTCCATTAAAACTAGGTCAAAATGTTCGGATTCAATTTGTTCAATCGCATCATTTGCTTCTGAAACATATGTAGCATGATAGCCATATTGTTTTAACGTGGAACATATATTGATCGCAATGATCCTCTCATCTTCAACGACGAGAATTTTTTTTACATCGGTTTCTTTCTGATTTTCCACAATTGCTGTCATTGTTATACCAAGTTCAGTATGAATAATCAAACAGAATAATTTCCGTTTGTCAACAGAATCCAGATAAAGATTCTCTGTATTGTGGATGCGGATTTAAACGAGGCTCAGAATCAAGTCGTTTTTGCACCCAAGGGTCCGATTCTTGTGGTTGCCGGTGCTGGAACTGGTAAAACAAAAACATTGGTACACAAATTGGCCCATTTGGTAGAAACTGGGATCTCACCTGAATCCATTCTCCTATTGACATTCACCAGGCGTGCAGCGAAAGAGATGTTAGGAAGAGCCACTCGTATCCTAGACAATCGAATGATGGCTGTTCGTGGAGGAACATTTCATTCCTTTTGTCATTTTTTCTTGCGGAAATATGCTAATGCCGTTTCACTCGATTCGAATTTTACAATTTTGGATGAGGAAGACACCACAGGTTTTGTGGGAATGGCTAGAGAACAAGTTGTAACGAATGCAACAAAGCTTCGATTTCCCAAAAAAGAAACGTTAGCTGAAATATTTTCTAGTTGTTTTAATCTCCAGATTTCTCTCGAAAAATACTTACAAAAAGAATACCCCATGTTTCTCGGGATTACTAAAGAAATCCAGGAAATCAAAACCAAATTTAATGATTTAAAAAGAAAACATAATGCTCTTGATTTTGACGATCTTTTGGAATTCACGAAACATTTACTCATGTCAGATGAGTCCATCCGAGAACGAATGGCAAAAACCTACGAATACATACTTGTAGATGAATACCAAGATACCAATCGTATCCAAGCGCATATTGCCTGTTTACTTGCCAGTGTTCATCAAAATATATTAGTAGTGGGAGATGACGCCCAGTGTATTTACGGATTTCGTGGTGCCAATGTTCACAACATGTTGGATTTCCCAAAAATTTTTCCAAACGCACAAATCATCCAACTCACAGAAAACTACAGGAGCGTGCAACCGATCCTAAATTTAGCAAATGCTGTATTGGAATCGAGTACAGAGAATTATAAGAAAAAGTTAATCTCATCACACAAAGCACATTCTCAGATTCCATTTCTAATCCAAATGGAATCGTTAGAAGAAGAAGCAGAATGGATTAGTTCCAAACTATTGGAATTGTATGAGGAAGGAAATTCATTCGGGGAAATGGCAGTTTTATTTCGATCCGGGTATTCCTCGCACCTACTTGAAGTGCAATGTAATGCTAAAAAAATCCCCTATCGAAAGTTTGGCGGAAAGAAATTTTTAGATTTAGCTCATATCAAAGACATGATTGCCTATTTAAAAGTGATTGAAAACCCAAGAGACATCCTATCGTGGAATCGGATTTTACTTTTAGAAGATCAAATTGGGAAAAAATATGCACAAGTTTTGTATAAAAGATTAGAATCGAATGAATACCGTTGGAAGGATGACTCAATTTTTTTTCTGGGACTGCCAGAAAAAACGGGACTATCCTTTTCAAAATTAATGAAGTGTTTGGATTCTGTATCTACCATGACGCACACCTCCAATCAGATTATGGAAACAATTTTCACTCACTACCTTCCTGTTTTGGAAGCCAATTATGATGATTTTGAAAAAAGAAAAAATGATTTTGAAGCTCTCACGCTTCTGTCAAAACAGGAAGCCAAATTATCTGACTTTCTTTCTAATTTAATCCTGAATCCAGTGGATGGAAAAGAATTGATCAGTGCCACCGACACAAACGAAGAATACGTGACTCTCTCCACGATCCATTCAGCGAAAGGACTCGAGTGGAAACATGTTTTTACAATGCAAGTCGTAGAAGGGAGTCTTCCCTATCATCGAGTGCGAACCACAGAAGAACTGGAAGAAGAAAGACGATTGTTTTATGTGGCAATTACGAGAGCAAAAAAAGCTTTGTATTTAACGTCGCCTTCCTTCACTGACAAGAATCGATTTACTTCTGTTAGTCGTTTTTTATCGGATTTATCTGAGAAAAATGAATTAATCGATACATTGGAGGTAAACAAGTTGGAATCGCTAACGCCAGATAAAACTGAGAATTCCGTGGATTCGCGAAAAGACCCTTTCCAAAATATCCAAAACTACTTTTTGAATTGATTTTTCAAAGGCTTTCCTAGATCATTTGAGAGATTGGAGTTTTTATGAAAAATCACTGGTTTCCCTTACTATTTGGC containing:
- a CDS encoding response regulator yields the protein MTAIVENQKETDVKKILVVEDERIIAINICSTLKQYGYHATYVSEANDAIEQIESEHFDLVLMDIMLNGPMDGIEIAARIKRTKEIPVIYLTAYSDEATINRAKTTEPFGYLIKPFNSRDLYISVEMAIYKSQVQKHIRIVESRLAENQKWETIALVASGISHEINNPLTSILNLADLILLEAKKTSNTSLKEKAEKITEESERIAKIVKNLVSYSQSTNSQWTYSNLISILNDTRSFLHQYFLKEGIQCEMEMGDVPHVYCQPQKIKQVLLNLIQDARLRVNTREDSIGRIITISLSLKQEAGKDFVQIQIQDNGSEDLLMGISQMNSLDVTRSIIAEHKGSLRRDEENSSWIFTLPIVNPV
- a CDS encoding undecaprenyl-phosphate glucose phosphotransferase; its protein translation is MLKERSQSFKLLFLVTDFIIGLTSFLVAYIIRYYLSPDSGFQIQTIDPINYLILGIVLGFSQVLSFLSIDLYHPRRGLSFSDELFAIISGVILNLLVVLSLLFFFRGESFSRLVIGYFAICTVVLTSFSHFLLRALMQYLRSKGYNLKSVLIIGTGKSAINFSKTLQKHSIYGYTVLGFVSGKKNLAPKSIQTVTTTSKLESFVEENQIDLIVYALSHEEGDSLKEVIDIADFHGIDLKVIPSYEEIVTAKGRVEVLDGIPIISIRNIPIRLGYNLVLKRIFDIVFSLSFILLFSPFYILIALLVKFTSKGPIFYTQERVGLDNKVFGMIKFRSMVVQAKEKSDTLWTVKDDPRVTPVGAILRKLSLDETPQFFNVLLGDMSVVGPRPERPFYVEKFRNEHHQYMRRHAAKAGITGWAQVQGFRGDTSIEKRIEADIFYIENWSLLLDLKIILLTPIKAIIDRNAY
- a CDS encoding LPS-assembly protein LptD, with product MEILAQDTNGLKLLFPDQTLPSKNPQEEERKQTTAQMQRVLVRKSVDTMTDREVDDNLRNLGLNPSGTIYSKRERLREALVPPEENQLTPESLLNSQPKKGPPIQIQNAAEGQLMNIDKTKGGVLVLRGKVRVKIKAGELLADSVSIDANRQEIYAEGGVEYKDGNAKVVGDRMIYDLKLSQGVVYNSKLSMFPSHFIGQKIKRLDEKRYLLEMGYFTACNAELPHESFQAKRIVIHDDKTVVAQWVSYKVGGTTLFMLPFLYNSESGNGVTTQFGKNNTQGWFWQNSYQWSDSYPNSLFLANGYKFRFDMYEKTGQAAQLEMWKVSSVLNYNINLGYANYKNNAITPVYEDRFKNLGFGNVAVTNNVDRGELFPNSGLPYRNTGGNYDPWWKADLRLNAKFNDFTKDNTRNFQLQYENYSNRLFDYEFGNRYQPSNSLQSLYTFRDVRFGLIRNLLNWNFNYTENRGDLSVGISMSRTLIYQIQANQYFAAQDTLPAVTIRNSSNIGLIPGTTSPIYWDMLFQTNINRIYGPPQQRTNPTTGVVDPRSQYQDFVLRSQTNVIGETGFRSPIAMGAYMSFTPSVYMGATKQTVEFPGSGNALNSPDRDVNKAYATLLKQQSYQYVRQSHTVRFGIPEIFISTTYRRLDADKAEAKDPILGNLRQHEAEISLESYALNDWDISVRTIRDLRQFSSTYNPGLTNMQRWYYTVVRVGGFFDFVDGFSTRRPSLLERKRNFYSGIFINNDYVHHTPQNRSLSNNLTVSYKMGGFSWPIIRAFRSLEIGSTWYHVYKDSFLDSYRFFFKTDVKVTRYTGVELELDSRVTEPWRLTALAQGQFYALNTSPELYTSQTGTNYDQTTIWEDLAAGTGAQGQNERQKTVFNINRFMMTFKMDLHNWEYRLGYSMNLRALPGGLALNNQLTFYDQSVYLSVNLTNFSFGDSASAQATRVRLYRFRKRPLDATSTDLTE
- the gatC gene encoding Asp-tRNA(Asn)/Glu-tRNA(Gln) amidotransferase subunit GatC, with product MDEKELKNIANLAKLNIEENEVSSMLSDFSRIVQYVDEIKNLDTSVVGDDEIYEQIFYELRKDLSENALKRDDLAKIAPSYENGYVVVPKVIET
- a CDS encoding ATP-dependent helicase, with amino-acid sequence MDADLNEAQNQVVFAPKGPILVVAGAGTGKTKTLVHKLAHLVETGISPESILLLTFTRRAAKEMLGRATRILDNRMMAVRGGTFHSFCHFFLRKYANAVSLDSNFTILDEEDTTGFVGMAREQVVTNATKLRFPKKETLAEIFSSCFNLQISLEKYLQKEYPMFLGITKEIQEIKTKFNDLKRKHNALDFDDLLEFTKHLLMSDESIRERMAKTYEYILVDEYQDTNRIQAHIACLLASVHQNILVVGDDAQCIYGFRGANVHNMLDFPKIFPNAQIIQLTENYRSVQPILNLANAVLESSTENYKKKLISSHKAHSQIPFLIQMESLEEEAEWISSKLLELYEEGNSFGEMAVLFRSGYSSHLLEVQCNAKKIPYRKFGGKKFLDLAHIKDMIAYLKVIENPRDILSWNRILLLEDQIGKKYAQVLYKRLESNEYRWKDDSIFFLGLPEKTGLSFSKLMKCLDSVSTMTHTSNQIMETIFTHYLPVLEANYDDFEKRKNDFEALTLLSKQEAKLSDFLSNLILNPVDGKELISATDTNEEYVTLSTIHSAKGLEWKHVFTMQVVEGSLPYHRVRTTEELEEERRLFYVAITRAKKALYLTSPSFTDKNRFTSVSRFLSDLSEKNELIDTLEVNKLESLTPDKTENSVDSRKDPFQNIQNYFLN
- the gatA gene encoding Asp-tRNA(Asn)/Glu-tRNA(Gln) amidotransferase subunit GatA gives rise to the protein MKDLIFLTYSDIKKKLNDGSLTSKDLVSAYLDRIDVTDPKVKAFLEVNKDKILKQATESDERRKNGKLFSEYDGIPIGIKDNICISGEITSCSSKILENFRSPYDATVITKLKEKGFVLFPRLNMDEFAMGSSTENSAFQTSKNPFDTTRIPGGSSGGSAAAVAASMLPVSLGSDTGGSIRQPASLCGIWGLKPTYGRVSRYGLIAYASSLDQIGPFSNDLQGISDLLEILSGLDHKDQTTSKVDHFEAKSVTDVDWKGKKIGIMKTEDFNFSPDVNARYLEILKSLEAKGAELVPLDFSLLKYAIPVYYLIATAECSSNLSRFDGIRYGLRKETSGKLDDLYAESRSAGFGKEVKRRILLGTFSLSSGYYDAYYGKAQKARVLIRKKYAEFFKSVDVILQPTSPTTAFQVGEKTKDPIQMYQADILTTSVNLAGVPAISCPAGLDQNGLPIGIQLTTSHFDESKLLGFATAISKLDLCKITLPKEIR